The following are encoded in a window of Impatiens glandulifera chromosome 5, dImpGla2.1, whole genome shotgun sequence genomic DNA:
- the LOC124939329 gene encoding F-box protein At3g07870-like yields the protein MEEQALNPKRAKKTDEALGGASPSIDQVPNHILVDILSRLPIKSLIQCRSVCKSFLYLISVDTDFRSLHLSRSPPELLFYNSDSKQIILLDSDADQAHQLTLRFDGLSDMMIVNSSRGLLCLRSLDTSFPFCVINPISLEFTLIPNPVVIDSEDPVSLMVGFGYSPMSDKYKIIKVSKSLDSTGKNCFHTDIYTIGSPSSSWRRIEDAPIQEITQCFSTFLGGRLYWIMNETASIYCYGFMIYFDFDSETFGTETLPPPFDISRYRDNVTVVNFGVFQGMLRISVLTDSGNNPHIWVLKEFGVDKSWCLDELPFSFPGKYINNNKSESLVFMAGYYTVTYSLIEKKIVYGKLKPFSHVPILLPLKELLVGVEVHLLNSTQSEDVEDEV from the coding sequence ATGGAAGAACAGGCTCTAAACCCTAAGAGGGCCAAGAAAACGGACGAAGCTTTGGGCGGCGCTTCTCCTTCAATCGACCAAGTACCAAACCACATTCTCGTCGATATCCTTTCTCGTCTTCCGATCAAATCCCTCATACAGTGCAGGAGCGTCTGTAAATCCTTTCTCTATTTGATCTCCGTAGACACCGATTTCCGTTCCTTACACCTCTCAAGATCCCCTCCTGAGCTCCTATTCTACAATTCAGACTCGAAACAGATCATTCTCTTGGATTCCGACGCCGACCAAGCACACCAGCTCACTCTCCGCTTCGACGGACTTTCCGATATGATGATCGTGAACTCGAGCCGCGGCCTTCTCTGCCTCCGCTCACTTGATACCTCTTTTCCCTTTTGCGTCATTAATCCCATCTCTCTGGAATTCACTCTTATCCCGAATCCCGTGGTGATCGACAGTGAAGACCCTGTTTCTTTGATGGTCGGATTTGGGTACAGTCCCATGTCCGATAAATACAAGATTATAAAGGTATCAAAGTCTCTCGATTCAACTGGTAAAAACTGTTTTCATACCGACATTTATACAATCGGatcaccttcttcttcttggaggAGAATTGAAGATGCTCCAATACAAGAGATTACACAGTGTTTTTCAACGTTCCTTGGTGGACGTTTATATTGGATAATGAACGAGACTGCATCTATCTATTGTTATGGGTTCATGATTTATTTCGATTTTGATAGTGAAACATTTGGAACAGAAACTTTGCCCCCTCCTTTTGACATCTCCCGATACAGAGATAATGTGACAGTTGTTAACTTTGGTGTGTTTCAAGGTATGTTGAGAATAAGTGTATTGACTGATTCGGGAAACAACCCGCACATTTGGGTTTTGAAGGAGTTTGGGGTTGACAAATCGTGGTGCTTAGATGAGCTTCCTTTTTCATTTCCTGGCAagtatataaacaataataagtCTGAGTCATTGGTTTTTATGGCTGGTTATTATACGGTTACATACAGCCTCATTGAGAAGAAGATTGTTTATGGTAAATTGAAACCATTCTCACATGTTCCTATCTTGCTGCCCCTTAAGGAATTACTAGTAGGAGTTGAGGTCCATCTCCTAAATTCAACTCAAAG